In Deltaproteobacteria bacterium RBG_16_64_85, a single genomic region encodes these proteins:
- a CDS encoding ATP phosphoribosyltransferase: MKEKAIKVLNIGLPKGSLQESTLALFRKAGFTITVGSRSYIPSIDDEELSGLLIRAQEMARYVQDGILDLGLTGRDWVLEQNAKVKEVCTLQYAKGGLRSVRWVVAVPNDSPIRRIEDLRGKRVATELVQFTRRFLKERNINARVEFSWGATEVKAPRLADAIVELTETGSSLQANNLRIVETILESTTVLIANRDAWKDPWKRQKMETIALLLTGALRAQEKVGLKMNVARIHLDRVLKVLPALQNPTISSLSEAGWFSLEVIVDEKTVRELIPVLKKTGASGIVEYPLNKVIP; this comes from the coding sequence ATGAAGGAGAAAGCGATCAAGGTGCTGAACATCGGGCTGCCCAAGGGGAGTCTGCAGGAGTCCACGCTGGCCCTGTTCCGCAAGGCCGGGTTCACCATCACGGTGGGATCCCGCAGCTACATTCCCTCCATCGACGACGAGGAGCTCTCGGGACTCCTGATCCGAGCGCAGGAGATGGCGCGTTACGTCCAGGACGGCATCCTCGACCTGGGGTTGACCGGCCGGGACTGGGTCCTGGAGCAGAACGCCAAGGTGAAGGAGGTATGCACTCTCCAATACGCCAAAGGGGGGTTGCGGTCGGTCCGGTGGGTGGTGGCCGTACCCAACGATTCGCCGATCCGGCGCATCGAAGACCTGAGAGGCAAGCGCGTCGCCACCGAGCTCGTGCAGTTCACGCGGAGGTTTCTGAAAGAGCGGAACATCAACGCCCGGGTCGAGTTTTCCTGGGGGGCGACGGAAGTGAAGGCGCCGCGGCTGGCGGATGCCATCGTGGAGCTGACCGAGACGGGAAGCTCCCTCCAGGCCAACAACCTCCGGATCGTCGAGACGATCCTGGAATCGACCACCGTCCTGATCGCCAACCGCGACGCATGGAAGGACCCGTGGAAACGGCAAAAGATGGAAACCATCGCCCTGCTCCTCACGGGCGCTCTCCGGGCCCAGGAGAAGGTCGGGTTGAAAATGAATGTCGCGCGCATCCACCTGGATCGGGTTCTCAAGGTGCTGCCGGCCCTGCAGAACCCGACGATTTCGTCCCTGAGCGAGGCGGGGTGGTTCAGCCTCGAGGTGATCGTCGACGAAAAAACCGTCCGGGAGCTCATCCCCGTGCTGAAGAAGACGGGCGCGTCGGGGATCGTCGAGTACCCCCTCAACAAGGTGATCCCGTAG